The genomic interval GCAACTTTTAGAGTTTAATTCAATATCTTTAATTTGCAATCCATTTTGTTATCGATTCGAATGCTTGACAAGTTGCTTGACCATTTCTCGGGAGAATTATATTACCAGGATAATGCGCACCACCGTGCCCTCAAAAATGTATATGCTACAGATGCTTCTGTTTACCAGGAACAACCCCTGGCCGTTGCTATTCCCAAAACAGTTGATGATCTGCGCAACTTAATCAGCTTTGCCTATGAACAGGAAATTACCCTCATTCCTAGGGCTGCCGGTACTTCACTGGCTGGGCAAGTAGTCGGCAGTGGTATTGTAACAGATATTTCCAAACATTTTACTAAAGTACTGGAAGTAAACCAGCAGGAACAGTGGGTACGGGTACAACCAGGCGTTATCCGGGATGATTTAAATGCTCATCTGAAAGAATATGGCTTAATGTTCGGGCCTGAAACTTCTACCTCCAGCCGGGCGATGATTGGAGGAATGATCGGCAATAACTCCTGTGGCCTGCATTCTATTATCTGGGGCGCTACCAGGGATAATCTGCTGGAAGTGAAAGGTTTTTTAGCTGATGGCAGTGAAGCAATATTCGGAGCGCTGACAAAAGAGGAGTTTTATAACAAATGCCGCCTACCGACTGCTGAAGGTAAAATTTACCAGGCTATTGAGAAGTTGCTAAGTGAGCCTGAAAATCAGGAGGCCATCCAGAAAGGGTTTCCCAAGAAGAATATCACCCGCCGCAATACCGGATATGCCCTGGATTATGTGCTCGACATGCTGGCATTTGAGGGAACCAAGCCCTTTAATATGTGCAAACTGATTGCGGGTTCAGAAGGTACCTTGTTTTTTGTAACTGAAGCCAAACTCAAATTGCTGCCTTTGCCACCCAAAGAACCTGGTATGGTAGCCATTCATACTAATAGCATTCACGAAGCATTGCTAGCCAATCTGATCGCCCTCCGCCATCAGTGTTCAAGTTCTGAGTTAGTCGACGATTTTATTCTGGAATTCACTAAAACCAATATCGAACAATCCAAAAACCGCTTTTTTATTGAAGGAGAACCCAAAGCCATATTAATGGTGGAGTTTTTTGATGATACTGTTACTGGTTTACTGGAAAAAGCCAATACATTAATTGAAGACCTGAAAAAAGCGGGCTTAGGTTATGCCTATCCGGTGTTGCTGGGCGACGATTCAAAAAAAGCCTGGGAACTGCGGAAAGCCGGACTTGGACTGCTGCGCAATTTACCTGGTGATACCCAATGTGTAAACCTGATTGAAGATTGTGCCGTAGATACCGCCGACCTTCCCTCCTATATCGCTGAACTGGAAACCTTACTAAAAAACCATGGGGTCAGGTACTCTATGTATGCACATGCCGGTGCTGGTGAATTGCATGTGGAACCGATGATCAACCTGAAAACCAAGGCTGGCAAAGGTCTTTTCCGTACCATTCTCCAGGAAACCAGTGCCTTAGTAAAGAAATACAATGGTTCGTTAAGTGGTGAGCACGGTGACGGTCGTCTTCGGGGTGAATTTATTCCCTTTATGATGGGTGATAAAAATTATGCGCTCTTTAAGCAGATAAAAAACATATTCGACCCAAAAGGAATTTTTAACCGGGGAAAGATAGTCGACACCCCACCCATGAACGAATTTCTGCGTTACCAGCCCGACCAGGCGCAGCCTCATATAGCTACTACCCTCGATTTTTCGGCCCAGGAGGGCATCTTGCATCTGGCC from Rhodocytophaga rosea carries:
- a CDS encoding FAD-binding and (Fe-S)-binding domain-containing protein, which translates into the protein MLDKLLDHFSGELYYQDNAHHRALKNVYATDASVYQEQPLAVAIPKTVDDLRNLISFAYEQEITLIPRAAGTSLAGQVVGSGIVTDISKHFTKVLEVNQQEQWVRVQPGVIRDDLNAHLKEYGLMFGPETSTSSRAMIGGMIGNNSCGLHSIIWGATRDNLLEVKGFLADGSEAIFGALTKEEFYNKCRLPTAEGKIYQAIEKLLSEPENQEAIQKGFPKKNITRRNTGYALDYVLDMLAFEGTKPFNMCKLIAGSEGTLFFVTEAKLKLLPLPPKEPGMVAIHTNSIHEALLANLIALRHQCSSSELVDDFILEFTKTNIEQSKNRFFIEGEPKAILMVEFFDDTVTGLLEKANTLIEDLKKAGLGYAYPVLLGDDSKKAWELRKAGLGLLRNLPGDTQCVNLIEDCAVDTADLPSYIAELETLLKNHGVRYSMYAHAGAGELHVEPMINLKTKAGKGLFRTILQETSALVKKYNGSLSGEHGDGRLRGEFIPFMMGDKNYALFKQIKNIFDPKGIFNRGKIVDTPPMNEFLRYQPDQAQPHIATTLDFSAQEGILHLAEKCSGSGDCRKTHITGGTMCPSYMATRSERDTTRARANMLRHFYTGTLASEGEKVSMEQVKDVLDLCLSCKGCKSECPSSVDVGKMKAEFTQQYYDTHGIPLRSRLISDFTKQMKLASLAPWGYNLIFGTASLRQLANNMVGFHPKRTMPKLYTTTLREWWKKQKANKSNQTSNGIVYLFCDEFTNYNDVEIGQKLILLLQRLGYQVEIPQHLESARTYLSKGLVKKAKEIAIQNVEVLSKIVTSNAPIIGIEPSAILTLRDEYLDLVPNELKKAAVHLASCTWLFDEWFANEIDKGNIRKEAFTTEKKLIKLHGHCHQKALSSLTFTKKALSLPANYELHLIPSGCCGMAGSFGYEKEHYDVSMQIGELVLFPTVRKQPEDVIIAAPGTSCRHQIKDGTGRIALHPAEILYNALL